A genomic segment from Ignavibacteriales bacterium encodes:
- a CDS encoding TonB-dependent receptor: MKFRIQYLSVFLLSLFLATTTFGQSGKIAGKVLDGNTGEALPFVNVLVEGTTLGAATDIDGYYSIIGLRPGNYNIRASAIGYNSQTVQGARVSIDLTTEVNFELMETSIELKGEVIVIATRPLITKDLTSSTSIIGADDISVLPVTEFQEVLQLKAGIVGGNVRGGRSGEVVYAIDGVPVTDVYDGSTVVDVSTSSIQELQFVSGAFNAEYGKALSGYVNIATKDGDNKFQGSFTSYIGDYVSNRTNIFRDIDNVNPFSIRNFEGNISGPIIPNSMFFYANVRYIYFGGWINGQRNYNPWNITINQGATEPIESRYILNANPAGKGDGEIVPMNWNEKVYGQGKLTYRPFSGVKVNYNFLYDNVEYRDFDQSFSFNPDGDFKRFRVGQTNILGLTHTLSPSTFYQANFSYFFKQYKQYVYENPNDTLWTHDRLLGQQPTEVPSFKTGGTQNQQFKRITNSYGFKLDFTSQVDKINMVKFGIEVNQHHLGFDNIYLQQPLSVEDPSFTGNPFVTRFVPDPLDPNENLAIDIYERKPFEFSAYLQDKLELNEMIINIGVRMDYFDSDGLVLNDPTDPDIYRPRKEVNIQKSLAERKNSNANGETWYKDAENEIKISPRLGIAFPITDRGVIHFSYGHFFQIPNFDLLYTNPEFKFGAGTGNLGIAGNSNLKAQQTISGEVGVQQAFTDDISIDLTAYFRDIRNLAGTRADEIRLPGGSSSYSQYVNSDFGFVQGVVLTVTKRLSSNWSATVDYTFQSAKGNASDPAANRQAIIDGTQPEIKLIKLNWDQTHTVNATFSYASDDDWGFSLIGQYGSGFPYTPSSSLNLSTLLTNSELKPSSANVDMRLYKDIVFGDFRLSLFARVYNLFDISNEVNVYNDSGTAEFTINEFLRRNDDNPDQLVNTLDEYYRNPSFYSEPRRVELGATIFF, encoded by the coding sequence CGGGCGAAGCTCTTCCATTTGTTAATGTTTTGGTTGAAGGCACAACACTAGGTGCGGCCACTGATATAGATGGATATTATTCCATCATCGGATTGAGACCGGGCAATTACAATATTAGGGCTTCTGCAATTGGTTATAATTCACAAACAGTTCAAGGCGCTCGCGTTTCCATAGATTTAACTACTGAAGTTAATTTTGAATTAATGGAAACTAGCATTGAATTAAAAGGGGAAGTAATTGTTATTGCAACAAGACCTTTGATAACAAAAGATCTTACCTCATCCACTTCCATAATCGGTGCCGATGATATTTCAGTTCTACCAGTAACTGAATTTCAGGAAGTTCTGCAGCTAAAAGCAGGAATTGTTGGAGGCAATGTTAGAGGCGGCAGAAGTGGTGAAGTTGTATACGCAATTGATGGCGTGCCCGTAACGGACGTTTACGATGGTTCAACTGTTGTCGATGTTTCTACAAGTTCAATTCAAGAATTGCAATTTGTTAGTGGTGCTTTTAATGCAGAATATGGCAAAGCACTTTCAGGATATGTAAACATTGCAACTAAAGATGGTGATAATAAATTTCAAGGATCATTTACAAGCTATATTGGTGATTATGTAAGCAACAGAACGAATATTTTTAGAGATATTGATAACGTTAATCCTTTTTCAATTAGAAACTTTGAAGGTAATATCAGCGGTCCAATTATTCCAAACTCGATGTTCTTTTATGCAAATGTAAGATATATTTATTTTGGTGGATGGATAAACGGACAGAGAAATTATAATCCATGGAATATTACTATTAACCAAGGTGCTACTGAACCAATAGAATCAAGATACATTTTAAATGCAAACCCTGCTGGCAAGGGTGATGGCGAAATTGTTCCTATGAATTGGAACGAAAAAGTTTACGGACAGGGAAAATTAACATACAGACCATTTTCCGGTGTAAAAGTAAATTATAACTTTCTTTATGATAATGTTGAATACAGAGATTTTGATCAGTCATTCTCATTCAATCCTGATGGCGATTTTAAAAGATTTAGAGTAGGACAAACAAACATTTTAGGTCTAACTCATACTCTTTCACCCTCAACATTTTATCAAGCAAACTTTTCTTACTTCTTTAAACAGTACAAGCAATATGTTTATGAAAATCCGAATGATACTCTTTGGACACACGATAGATTGCTCGGACAACAACCGACTGAGGTTCCAAGTTTTAAAACCGGTGGAACCCAAAATCAACAATTTAAAAGGATTACAAATTCCTACGGATTTAAGTTAGATTTTACTTCGCAGGTTGATAAAATTAACATGGTTAAGTTTGGTATTGAAGTCAATCAACATCATTTGGGATTTGATAATATTTACCTGCAGCAGCCATTATCTGTCGAAGATCCTTCATTTACAGGAAATCCTTTTGTAACTCGCTTTGTTCCAGACCCTCTCGATCCAAATGAAAATTTAGCCATCGATATTTATGAAAGAAAACCTTTCGAGTTTTCAGCATATCTGCAAGATAAACTTGAGTTAAATGAGATGATTATTAACATTGGCGTTAGAATGGACTATTTCGATTCTGATGGGCTGGTTTTGAATGATCCTACTGACCCTGATATTTATAGACCGAGAAAAGAAGTTAATATTCAAAAATCTTTAGCAGAAAGAAAAAATTCAAATGCCAATGGTGAGACATGGTATAAAGATGCTGAAAATGAAATTAAGATTTCACCAAGATTAGGAATAGCTTTTCCTATTACCGATAGAGGAGTTATCCATTTTTCTTACGGGCATTTTTTCCAGATACCAAACTTTGATCTGTTATACACAAATCCTGAGTTTAAATTCGGTGCTGGTACAGGAAATCTTGGAATTGCAGGTAATTCAAATTTGAAAGCACAACAAACTATTAGCGGTGAAGTTGGCGTACAGCAGGCATTTACGGATGACATTTCAATCGATCTAACTGCTTACTTTAGAGATATTAGAAATCTTGCAGGAACCAGAGCTGACGAAATTAGACTGCCAGGTGGTTCATCTAGTTACAGCCAATATGTAAACAGTGATTTTGGTTTTGTACAGGGAGTTGTTTTAACAGTTACAAAAAGGCTTTCGAGTAACTGGTCTGCAACTGTTGATTATACATTCCAATCTGCAAAAGGAAATGCATCTGATCCTGCAGCAAACAGGCAGGCAATTATTGATGGTACGCAGCCGGAAATTAAACTAATTAAATTAAATTGGGATCAAACTCATACAGTTAACGCAACATTTTCTTATGCCTCAGACGATGATTGGGGCTTTAGTTTAATTGGGCAGTACGGAAGTGGATTTCCATATACTCCATCCTCATCACTTAATCTTTCTACATTGCTTACAAATAGTGAGTTAAAACCTAGCTCTGCAAATGTAGATATGCGATTGTATAAAGACATTGTTTTTGGTGATTTTAGACTAAGTCTATTTGCAAGAGTTTATAATTTATTTGATATAAGTAATGAAGTAAATGTATACAATGATAGTGGTACAGCGGAATTTACAATCAATGAATTTTTAAGAAGGAATGATGATAACCCGGATCAGCTAGTAAATACATTGGATGAGTATTATAGAAACCCTAGTTTTTACTCTGAGCCAAGAAGAGTAGAATTAGGCGCAACAATTTTCTTCTAG